The DNA window caccagGGCACACACTGGATGGAGCGTGGGGCACCTGCCTGGAGGGAGAAAGAGCCACTCGGGGTGAGGACAGTGctgtccccctcccagccccaccacccccagcacaaCCTGCCCAGGGAACACAGGAGGGACCCCCCAGACCCCTCTACCCCACACACACTCAGCTGCAGCTTCTcaaccccctccccgggcacagcAACTGCCATCGGGCCattcccagctggcagcaagggacagtcacacagggcagggacaaggctgtcaccccacacacactgggggacagcccccagcaggagagctgccaggcagaGAGAGACGGGGGGGCTGATACAGCCCCCCAGGGAGGACCCAGCAGAACACAAGACCCTTTCCCAGACAGCTGGAAGAAGCCCCACACGTGCCAGCCCCACTCCTCCTGGGGTGACACTGCCACGGGGAcactgtcccctcccaacagGCCACAGGGGGGGCCCCGCACTCACCCATGACTCTTCTGAGTATCCTTCTGCCTGTAGCCCCAGGCACCTCTGGATTGGGGGATGCCCCTCCATCCTGGGGACTCAGGGGCTCCTCCACATTCCCATCGCTGGAGCAGATTACGTTCCTCTCCCCCATGGCACTCTGAAAAGTGAAACCAGTTTGCTCAAGACAAGCAGGATCTTGCCTGTTTCAAGCCAAGGCTTGGATCCAGTTCTACCACCCCTGCTCCGATCATCATGTTAGGGGATGGCAGAGAACGCGACAGAGTGGATCGCGATGAAATAAGTCTGTTTATTAACAGAGACCTGCCTGGGTACGAAAGGTAAGCAAGGAACTCGCACTCCTGCCATCCCTTGGCCCCAGCTGTGCCAGcaccctccccaccaccctgcgCACACCCTTCCAGACAGGGCACAAAGCACTCGCCAGCTGGGGGCAACCCCAGCAGGGGCCCTGGCCTGGGATTGCCGGGGGAGGGTCCAGGGTCCCCCCAACACCTCTGCTGAGCCCCcctccgctcaccacagcagctGGACACCACCACCCACAGCCCCGgcaccccaggctggggcagggacgaGACCTTCAGCCTTTGGGGATGGAAACTCCATGATCCCGGTGAGACAAAGGGTGCAAAAAGGCTCCtgtgagtactgtgtccagttttgggctccccagttcaagagggacagggaactactggagcgagtccagcgaagggcaaccaagatgattgtgggactggagcacctcccttatgaggagaggctgaaagagctgggactctttagcctggagaagagaaggttgaggggggacctgattaatgtttgcaagtatctaaagggtgggtttaaggaggacggagccaggctcttttcaatggttcccagcgacaggacaaggggcaatgggcacaagctagaacataggaagttccgttcaaatacacggaaaaacttctttacagtgagggtgacagagccctggaacaggctgcccagggagggtgtggagtccccttctctggattttttcaagacccgcctggatgcagccctgagggatgtgctttaggcaaccctgctctagcaggggagtgggactagatgatctctagaggtcccttccaactctgaagattccgtgattccgtgattcagaGAAAGACTCAGGTGAGGGCAAGGGAGGGAGCGAGGCAGATCCGGGAGGAAAACACACAGTTTTCCTGCAGTTCATATTCCCCCCTACCCACTTACCTGACCGAGCCCTGCACGTCTGGCCAAGGGGGGGTCAAGACAGCACCCAAAacccactgcagctgctgcaccaGAAACTCCCAGACCCACACGCAAACACCAAGGGAAGGAGAACACCAACGGGGTTCTTCAGCCGGACCCCTGCCCGGGAAAGCCCCCGCAGCACCAGGCCCTCCCAGGAACCCAGcgcagccccggggagccccgccgACGGAGCCAGCGGGGGAGCCCCAGCTCAGCCGGCGGAGCtccgggcagcagcggggccccgcggggggagcgcctccccggccccgcacGGAGCCGGGCCATGAAGAGCGGGGGCGCACGGGGAGCGCCAGCCCGCCGGgctcccttccccgcagccccgcaccgaGCAGACGGCACCCACCCGTCCCACAGACGGCACCCAGGGACTCCGCCCTCCGACACCcaccgctcccgccgccgctcgccgcgaACTGACGGACGGGCGGTATTTATACCCCTGTCACAGCCCGCCCACCGCTCCGGCCAATCAGCGCGCAGGGCTCAGGAGTGGCGGCAGAGGCAGCCAATGGAAGGGCCGCCTTGAGCTCCCCtcagcagctgccccagtgcCTGGAGCGGGACGGCGCCCGTTAAACGCTTGTGGCCTTGCGGTAACTAACTGCGGCCAGACGGCACCGGGCCGAGCTGTGCACAATGAGCCACCTTTGTTGATAACAAAGCAGAGAGCCAGATGGAGCCTGGAGAAACCAGGACCAAGAGGTAAACAGCGATTAGATAAGACGAGCACGCACAAAAAGCAATTCTCTGCCAGGTTCAGCCAATTGTCAGCACAGCTGTTAGTCTTTAACGACAGGGTTTGGCAGCTGCATGccacaaaagtgagaaaaatgggTGCGACTGGgactaaggaagaaatgttttaggctgggggtggtgagaccctggcccaggttgcccagagaggtgggagatgtcccgaccctggaaacatcccaggttggacggggctgtggGAGACCTGGTCCGgggggagatgtccctgcccggggcaggcgGCCGGACTCGATGGATTTGCCGGTCTTCACCAGCCAGGGCTCCAACCACGCCGACCaagctgcagaaggcaaaggcagggtctatgagaatgaagagcCGCCCAcagtaggagaagatcaggttcgagaccatctgaggaacctgaaggtgcgtaagtccatgggaccggatgaaatccatccacgggtcctgagggagccgGCAGATGAAGTCGCTAAGCCGCTTTCCGTTATATTTGAAAAGTGgcggcagtctggtgaagttcccgctgactggaaaaggggaaacaacccccatttccaaaaagggaaaaaaggaggacacGGGGAACTACGGGCCAGTCAGTCCCACCTCtctgcctggcaaggtcatggagcagatcctcctggaatctctgctaaggcacacggaagattaggaggtgactggtgacagccaacatggcttcaccaaagccAAATCCTGCCTGACAACTCcggtggccttctgtgatgttgccacagcattggtagacaaggggagagcaaccgatgtcatctacctggatttatgcaaagcgtttgacaccgtcccgcacgacatcctggtctctcaATTGGAAACGCATGGATTTGATGGAGGGACcgctcggtggataaggaaccgGCTGGCTGGCCGCACTCAAAGCGTTGCGGTCAATGGCccaatgtccacgtggaaaccagtgacgagtggtgttcctcaggggtcagtactgggaccagtgctgtttaacatctttgtcggtgacagggacagtgggatcgagtgcaccctcagcaagtttgcccatgacaccaagctgtgtggtacggtcgacacactggagggaagggatgccatccagagggacctggacaggctggagagatgggcctgtgcgaacctcatgaagttcaaccaggccaagtgcaaggtcctgcacccgggtcagggcaatcccagggacaaatacaggttgggcagagaatggcttgagagcagccctgaggaggaggacttgggggtgttggtggatgagaagctcaacatgagccggcaatgcgcacttgcagcccagaaagccaaccgcatcctgggctacaccaaaagaagcgtggccagcagggcgagggaggcaattctgcccctctactctgctctggtgagaccccacctggagaaccgcgtccagctctggagtcctcagcacaagaaggacacggacctgttggagcggggccagaggagggccacgaaggcgatcagagggctggagaacccatgctatgaggacaggctgagagagttggggatgttcagcctggagaagagaaggctccggggagaccttagagccccttccagtcccttaAAGGAGgcccacaggaaggatggggagggactctggatcagggagtgtaatgataggacacggggtaacggtttcaaaccgaaagagggtagatttagattggatattaggaagaaattctttactgtaaaggtggagaggcactggaagaggttgcctagggaagctgtggctgccccatccctggaagtgttcaaggccaggctggatgaggctttgagcagcctggtctggtgggaggtgtccctgcccagggcaggggggttggaactacatgatctttaaggtccctcccaacccaaaccattctatgattctatgagtttgaAGGTCTCTTCGATCATAAACTATTCTACGATAAAATGCCCCGTAAAACCCCGTTCAGGTACCGCACTTAGGCTGGGACAGCCTCGtgcacataaataaatatttacactcCCTAATCCACATTTCTCACCCAGATCCCTCCTTCGCGCGGGTCAATGAGAAGTTTTATACCAGCGGCCAGCTGTTGGGTGGTTTCCGAGCCGCGTCTAGAAACGAGGATGTTCTCGTTGAGGGATATTAGCTGTTGAGCATAAATGAGtgagttttaattagaataaattacttggGATTATAGCACGGTGCTGTTTGCCGAGCTTTACTGAGCATGAGTAGCTGGagttgctgaagcctttaggccgcgatacttatttttcttagtaattttccctGGAGCTAGGCCAGCGCTGGGTTTAGTCTTTTACTACAGGAGAGATGCTCGCGTCTCCCCCACGCCTGGGACCCTCGTGTCTCCCCCACGCCTGGGACCCTCGCGTCTCCCCCACGCCTGGGACCCTCGCGTCTCCCCCACGTTCTGCCCAACAAGGGCAGGCGCACAAGGGATGTGAACCAGAAGCTAcgggggctccagccctcggctGAAATTGCAAATCAACCCGGTCAGAGCCTGCCCGGACACAGGAAAAGAATCCAATGAGATGTTTGAAGCCCCCGGGCCAAAAATCACCACCGGACTAAAAGACACCCGTGAGGAGGGGGTGTAGAGATCgcaagggtataattgcccagggatttctttgtttggggttgagcctgaagaaggaggaagcgtCTCCCAGCCCGTAAGTGCGCGTCACCAGAAATGGGGCATGAATGCTcgggcagcagctcctcctgatGTACTTTAAGCAGGTAGagtgtacttttaaaatatgaggtaaaaatatattttagaaggtagaatctctcattaaggaagaataaagagctgtaaagAACTCGcaaggccctgtgaaaccagacacTTGCTACAAACAATAAATGCCTTActaatgaatatacccttgaagacAAACAGGAGGCTGAGAATAAGGAACATCCCACCACAGGAGGCGCCGAAACCtgctgaaaaccagacagctgctggaTAAGGCATAAAGTCACCAAAAACTGGCAGTAACTGGGCGAAAGGTAAAGGCAGCAGTGGGAGATCGCCACCACCCACTCCATCAGAGACCGCATTGGACCGACCGCCCCCACAGTGCTGGAGCACCCGCGCATCCACTAAAGGACCTTGTAACTTTACATGAAAGCGAGAGACTGTGCTAACCAACAGAAAGCGTTAAGACAAGGTACCAACCAATAATTATAACtaagggtgtgtatttctgtgttttgagccGTATAAATATTCCGGAGAGTTTTTAGGCCGGTGTGCCGGCTTcgtggattaccacctagcacccaccTTGGCAGAAACGACTGAAATAACTAACACCTCTGCTCCGGGTGTATCTGCACACTGGGTAAACAACCCCGCTGGGGGACAACACTCCTTTAACGATAACTACCCTGTTGTATTTAGTGTATATGAGTGTATTTAGTGTATTTAGTATATTAGTGAATGAGTTACATTTAGCGAATTATTACCGTGACTTTAGGCCTGACAGCGGAGGCACAAACAGCCTGGCTGCTGTAGGTGCGGCTGCACTCAAAAGCGGCAGCCAGGTGCACGGACAGTACGGTTTATTCGATGCAACATATACACCATTCCTCAGCAACGCCGGTCATAAACGCACTAAACGGCAAAATAGCTCTGTGGCTTTCACGGCACGATTGCAAGCACAAGCTTGATTTCCCGGGCAAGCACTCGGCGTGGCCGAGGTCGCAACTCTTACCAAAAGGCGTCCCTTTTGGGGGATGCGAGGAGGACAAACGCCTCAATCCGTCCCGATGACTGGGTGTTGGATTCTCCTCCCTCCATTAGCTACAAAATCGGGGTAAACCATATATTCCCGTTGTGCGGAGGGTGGGTGCGGTCAAGCCGTCGTTCCTTCTGGTTGTACTGGGAGCCGTTCCATTTCTTCTCGGTAGTTGCACAACACATTTCTTGTGAGGAGCATAAGAATGTGACCACGCGGCCTCCACCTCGCTTCGGGTTCGCCCCCCGGTGCCGTAGCCACACAAACCACTGGCTCTTCACCCGTTTTCCATGTCTGTTCTGGGCCACAGCTGTTTATCAGCCCCGTTGGGCTTTGCTTCTCTTTCAGGCTTCCAACATTACCCGAGGTGAGCTTGGGATGCCCTCTTGCCTTCATTTTGCTCCAGAAGTTatatttcttgctatttttatGTCTAAGCCAGCAACTGCAAAAGAGCACACAAGCCCCATTGTTTTGTTTCACATTCTATTCAACGTTGGGTGCCTTCTGTCACATCTCAACCAGGTGGCAACTGAAAGTTCTTGATAAAACTTTTACCTTTGTCCCTTAGACATCACCTGTGCGCTGTTATTACTGTGTTTGTCTTCATGCCACATCCCTGGCATATCTACTAATTATCCCCGCCGCTGGCAGCGTTACCCAAAATAAAAGCTCTCGGAATCAAAAGGAGTAGAGAGAGGAGCTATTGCTCTAGTCGACGTCGGGCACTAGGGGGAGGACTCACAAGTCTAGCACACCTcaccggggatattcacccacTATTTATACACAAAAAATTCTCATCATtccacctacctaatacataactccacccaGGCTTACAGATTCATCAGGATGACCCAACAGCCTTTTCGCGCAGGCGTATTAAGTTTTGCTGCATCGGCAAAACACTTCCGCGCGAGCTTCTCGGTGGTCATTTGGGtgaggagacccttcctcacaatatccttttaaggtattgagtcatcgcAGGACAGCagaagtttactgtaagtttgctgACTTCTGGAGGATGATAAGTCCCTTGaagcagccacagctctgtcctaattggtataggagaaCATACTCGACACCTAAAAGAACcctgaagtgattaactacttcttgctaccccatccttggtgatgagctacttctggctgtctcctcattatcactatctgtaaacTCAGCTCAGTGACtcactattttctcacacagtaagaaggtcacTAATCAGCTATTTTCCCCACACAGTGAGAAGGTTAGtacaaaacaaacaacattttagctAGCACATCactataaacaaagcagaggcctgtctttgctAACAAGAGGGAGTCAGATCCGGGAGGAAAACACACAGCCCTGCAGTTCATATTCCCCCCTACCCACTTACCTGACCGAGCCCCACATGTCTGGCCAAGGGGGGGTCAAGACAGCACCCAAAacccactgcagctgctgcaccaGAAACTCCCAGACCCACACGCAAACACCAAGGGGAAGGAGAACACCAACGGGGTCCTGGAGCCCGACCCCCCGCCCGGGAAAGCCCCGGCGGGACCAGGCCCTCCCGGGAACCCAGCACAGCCCGAGGGAGCCCCGCCGACGGAGCCAGCGGGGGAGCCCCAGCTCAGCCGGCGGAGCTCCGGGCAGCAGCGGGGGCCCGCGGCGGAAGcgcctccccagccccgcacggAGCCGGGCCATGAAGAGCGGGGGCGCACGGGGAGCGCCAGCCCGCCGGgctcccttccccgcagccccgcaccgaGCGCACGGCACCCAACAGCGCCCACCGCCAGGACCCACCTCCTCCACGCAactccgctcccgccgccgcgctgcccccgcTGACGGGAGGGACCTGATATTTGTACCCCTGACACGGCCCGCCCACCGCTCCGGCCAATCAGCGCGCAAGGACGAGGAGTGGCGATAGAGGCAGCCAATGGGAGCGCCGCCTCGAGCTCCCCTCAGCAGCTGCCCCTCCCCTCACGTTCCGCCCGGGCCCAGCACCGCCTTTTTGGGTGCAAATTCCATCATTTGGAATGATGTGTGTGGCAGACGCCTTTCAGGTGTGAGCTGAATGCTGTTGTCTTCCAGCTACGTCTTGGTATGCTGAGTGCACCTTCCGGTACACTTACCTTGTTACGACTTCCCTCCTCTTCAGCCATCAAGTTTATTAATTATGACGATTAGTGGCCTGTGAGGAGGGTGACGGGCGGTATGTACGTGCCCCAGGGCCAACATAAAGGGGGCTCTATTGTCCCGCTTTACTGCTAAATCCGCCTCCCGGGGGTTGTTTCGTGCCCCCTTTCGTAGGGCCGGCACGGGGGTATATAAAGGGCCCGGTGGGGGGGCGCAGCCGGGGGGCAGTTGCAGCGGTGTCGGTAACGGTAAGGAGCGGGTGGGCAGAGCCGGGCGGCCGGTAAAGCCTGTGGGAGCCGGGGCGCGTCGGGGACCGAGGGGAAAAGCGGCAGCGGAGGAGGCCGGGGGCGCGGAGGAGGCCGGGGGTCCCGCAGCGGGCGAGCGTTGGGAGCGCGGTGGCTGGAGCGCAAAAAGGCAGAACCCAAAGGCTCTTTCAAGAGCCGCCCCCGGGGGTTCCGCGGAGGAGCCGGACACGGGTCTGGGCCGCGCCCGGAGCGGGGGAGCTGCTCCCCAGTACCCCCAGGACGAGGGGAAGGGGGATGGCGGGGCGGCCGTGAGCGCTGAACCGAGGGATGGGCGCCGCCAGGAGCGACCAGAAGAGCTGGGTCAGTCCCCAACGCCCacagctgctttcagctgctgctggggctcctcctgcagcagcaccttCTTGAGGGGTCAGGATTTGGGGGTGGCCCAAGGGCCCCCATGGGCAGGAAAACACGGGGACACAGGCTGAAGCTACCCCcctcccaccaccagcaccccacactgccagggcaggagggagaagatgtTGGGCAGCAGAGCCACCCCCTCACAGCCGTGTCCTCCAACGCTCCCAAAGGCAGGATGGAAAGTGCCACcagaggggaggggacagggctgcctccagcacacacccctgccccagcaggagaCAAACACATGTAGAAACACATCATGTTTTAATAAACAAtacaaaacagcaggaaaaaaaaaagcttccgtGTGAATGAGAGTCTAACTTTCAAGGGAGCCCCACAGGGGCCACTTCACCCCCTGGCCCTGTGTCCCCTCCACCCTGCACAGGGCCAGGGACCTGCACTGACATTTCTGCACCCAGCTcatctggcagcagctgctccagctccatCACCACAGCTCAGCATCACCTGTGAGGTGTGAGAGGAGCAAGATGGGTTCTGGGGTGGGCCCAGGAGGATGAAGAAACCAGTCCCAGGCTTGAGGTCCCAGTGCAGGCAgcacacagcagctcccagcacctctccccacctgcaggaccAACCcggagcagcagctgagggaaggaCATCCCCACACTCCCCTGCGCTGCTGGAAGGGCTCAAGCTGGGAGGCCCCACCAAGCAAAGGTCCTTTCTCCAGCGCCTCTGTCACCCGGGCGCTTGGGGCTTGCTGCAGATGTACGGCCGTGACTGGGAGCAGCCTGCACTCGCGACAGCCCCGTCGTACAAATACGCACACTCTCCTTGGCCCTGCACCACAAACCTGCAACAAGCAGCACAGGCACCGCTGGCACCACGGGGGTCGCGGTCGTCCCCTCAAGCACCAGGAGGGGACAAGGGCCGCCTGCGAGGGACAGCCCCAGCAGACACGTCCCACCAGGGCCCTGCCCGTCCCACCGCAGGACTGTCTCCTCACGGCCCCGGCTCCCAACGGGACTCACCTCTGGTTGAACCTGCCGCCATCCACCCACTGCAGGTGCTCGCCCCGTCTCCGCAGCCCAAGCCAGCAATCAACATGGGCCTTCTGACTCCAGAGGAACTCCTGGGCACGACACAGAGAAGCCAACagtcaggagatgctgctgccagaCCCACActggtccctgccagccccacacggCTACCACCAGCCCTGggatggcagcagctcccaccccacgCCTGCTCCAAcaagctccagagctgctgcaggagctcaccAGCCCGGCCAGCGCTCTCGCTCCTGCTCTGACACAGCTCGGCTCCAACCCCGGGCTCTGCACCCAACCCAGgaacacccccaaacccccacgcAGCCACAACAGCCCCTCACTCACCATCTCCCACTCCCTCCGGGGCATGGCCAGCGAGGCCCCATGCGAGGAGCACTGCTCCTGGCTCCACTCCCAGCTGCCCTCAGCCCTCGACAGGTAGTAGCAGACATTGCGGTACCCGACCCAGTCATCAGGACAGGCCAGCACCAGAGCCACAGGCACAGCTGGATCCCCTCCACATCTTcctgctggagagggaagggcagaagggcagaggatTGG is part of the Rissa tridactyla isolate bRisTri1 chromosome 27, bRisTri1.patW.cur.20221130, whole genome shotgun sequence genome and encodes:
- the LOC128901680 gene encoding C-type lectin domain family 2 member D6-like isoform X2; translated protein: MLEHLVSGRSAMGEGNRSCSSEGNVEEPLSPRDRGKSPHAEMPRGTGERPRRGLVGRCPTLHPVCALVLAVLVALVLALTMAVAALSAGRCGGDPAVPVALVLACPDDWVGYRNVCYYLSRAEGSWEWSQEQCSSHGASLAMPRREWEMEFLWSQKAHVDCWLGLRRRGEHLQWVDGGRFNQR
- the LOC128901680 gene encoding C-type lectin domain family 2 member B-like isoform X1: MLEHLVSGRSAMGEGNRSCSSEGNVEEPLSPRDRGKSPHAEMPRGTGERPRRGLVGRCPTLHPVCALVLAVLVALVLALTMAVAALSAGRCGGDPAVPVALVLACPDDWVGYRNVCYYLSRAEGSWEWSQEQCSSHGASLAMPRREWEMEFLWSQKAHVDCWLGLRRRGEHLQWVDGGRFNQRFVVQGQGECAYLYDGAVASAGCSQSRPYICSKPQAPG